One window of the Candidatus Methylacidithermus pantelleriae genome contains the following:
- a CDS encoding CPBP family intramembrane glutamic endopeptidase: MEATSAATSQRLRELGALVAYLGLSVAMGVLALPWVYAAFHPMFPQPPHRYLHRLILVALVGLFPLFRKKMGARSWPGEFFTLEPGWASEVGFGFFFGILFVAALLAEARSSGLPSPLHIPTVARILSLCVQAWGVALVEESFFRGVIAANLQRTLGTPSGLFGSATLFSLAHYIGHPGKAPWPKEGDVLQAWSACFGPLLDGAWWEPRALILFLAGLVLAAALFRTGRLWLSSGLHAGWVFALRLGEEMAGSTKPACFVLPLEVGTCLGLGICLLLLWLWKSGKSV, from the coding sequence ATGGAAGCAACCTCTGCCGCCACCTCTCAGCGACTCCGCGAGCTCGGAGCGCTCGTTGCCTATCTAGGCCTTAGCGTCGCAATGGGAGTGCTGGCTTTGCCGTGGGTCTATGCCGCATTTCATCCCATGTTCCCTCAACCTCCCCACCGGTACCTGCACCGGTTGATCCTTGTGGCTCTTGTGGGACTTTTTCCCCTGTTTCGGAAAAAAATGGGCGCGCGATCTTGGCCGGGAGAATTCTTCACCCTTGAGCCGGGATGGGCAAGTGAAGTTGGGTTCGGATTTTTCTTTGGTATTCTCTTCGTCGCGGCGCTTTTAGCTGAAGCTCGGAGCTCGGGTCTCCCCTCTCCCCTCCACATCCCAACAGTCGCAAGGATTCTTTCGCTTTGTGTCCAAGCGTGGGGTGTTGCACTGGTGGAAGAGTCTTTTTTTCGTGGAGTCATAGCGGCTAATCTCCAACGCACACTAGGAACGCCTTCGGGTCTTTTCGGCTCAGCTACCCTCTTTTCGCTGGCGCATTATATCGGGCACCCAGGCAAAGCACCCTGGCCCAAAGAAGGAGACGTTCTCCAAGCATGGTCGGCGTGCTTTGGGCCCCTCCTTGACGGTGCATGGTGGGAACCTCGCGCTTTGATCCTTTTCTTGGCGGGGTTGGTCCTGGCGGCTGCCCTTTTTCGAACTGGTCGCCTTTGGCTTTCGAGCGGCCTTCACGCAGGCTGGGTCTTTGCACTCCGGCTGGGAGAAGAAATGGCTGGCAGCACTAAGCCCGCTTGTTTTGTTCTCCCATTGGAGGTGGGAACGTGCCTTGGCTTAGGTATTTGTTTGCTTCTCCTTTGGCTTTGGAAAAGTGGGAAAAGCGTCTAG